One region of Candidatus Poribacteria bacterium genomic DNA includes:
- a CDS encoding DNA-processing protein DprA, which yields MTQSIQHITQTDTNYPKRLKDYLKTDTPETIWIRGNINLLPGRNTNLNGDLWALFCSSKCPGEIILKAHDLAQKFKETDTPTIGGYHSPIEKECLRVLLRGAQPILLCPARSIEKMRPQQAWKDALAEERLLILSIFENRHQSTVALANQRNAFVAALADKICIAHAAEDSKILEFAQMVVSWGKPVFTFDTPANKPLFELGVQSMERGWTHGSAHKK from the coding sequence GTGACACAGTCAATCCAACACATCACACAGACGGATACTAATTACCCGAAAAGGTTAAAGGACTACCTAAAAACAGACACCCCAGAAACGATCTGGATACGCGGGAACATCAACTTGTTACCGGGGCGAAATACTAATTTAAACGGAGATCTCTGGGCACTCTTCTGCTCCAGCAAATGTCCAGGGGAGATCATCCTAAAAGCACACGACTTGGCTCAGAAATTCAAGGAGACAGACACCCCAACCATCGGTGGCTATCACTCCCCGATTGAAAAGGAATGTCTACGCGTCTTACTGCGTGGTGCACAACCGATTCTTCTATGTCCAGCACGGAGCATCGAAAAAATGCGCCCACAACAGGCATGGAAAGACGCATTAGCAGAAGAACGACTCTTAATCTTATCTATCTTTGAGAATCGCCACCAATCGACCGTTGCATTGGCGAACCAACGCAACGCCTTCGTTGCAGCACTTGCGGACAAAATCTGTATCGCACATGCCGCAGAGGACAGCAAAATCTTGGAATTTGCACAGATGGTAGTGTCGTGGGGCAAACCTGTTTTTACATTTGACACACCAGCAAATAAACCGCTTTTTGAGCTTGGCGTACAGTCCATGGAGCGTGGGTGGACACACGGATCCGCGCACAAAAAATAG
- a CDS encoding putative DNA binding domain-containing protein, which produces MENLVRRKIILCLLDCAPKPANEIAAEIDESLTSIEDQLTALVSENICEKVNQNGSSQYNVKKDIEIFAQLTKEFLSEKEENREQIEQFITSEYYFTRIDSGLVDHVLQRFHLDSIHQTDEEKESTRRILLASPSALFFALHSETKQFRESWEHRNQLNPSDEDRKRIIEIDRSLFMTPLVKMLTDDLKDFTYRSLHDKLEIRMTKTSIQVSLATPNEQYVEAIGGGITAFCRLDEDLQESLRPGQWLTFVNPMDFSDYGLALLNLGEFQNALDSFDKALNGVPDPNQKAMVLNNKGWAFLRLRQYQKAIECFEEGITLDPEGEISVLHENKQIAEEYLVQATDADNLTEPTQIRFVQDQPVPFEETRFYEFKEIKGRNPANRITKDSDEYAVAFLNSEGGRIFWGVTDSDRTTVGVTLNDQKRDEVRRIVSEKLGSIDPPVSVEDWQLELHQVYNLHGEAIEDLWVVELLIPSLQKRDVVYTNSGELFVKTEGGKQKLLGAQVTEFIRSRFQNEAETS; this is translated from the coding sequence ATGGAGAATTTAGTCCGTAGAAAGATTATACTGTGTTTATTGGATTGTGCCCCTAAGCCAGCAAACGAAATTGCCGCTGAGATTGACGAATCGTTGACATCGATAGAGGATCAACTGACAGCACTTGTCTCTGAAAATATTTGTGAAAAAGTAAACCAAAATGGGTCAAGTCAGTACAACGTCAAAAAAGACATTGAAATTTTTGCACAATTGACTAAGGAATTCCTCTCAGAGAAAGAAGAAAATAGGGAGCAGATAGAACAGTTCATTACTTCAGAGTATTACTTCACCAGAATTGACAGTGGGTTGGTGGATCATGTCCTTCAACGCTTTCATCTGGATTCAATACATCAAACTGATGAGGAGAAAGAGAGCACTCGGAGGATACTACTCGCGTCTCCTTCAGCTCTGTTTTTCGCTTTGCATAGTGAAACGAAACAGTTTCGTGAATCATGGGAACATCGGAATCAACTGAATCCTTCAGATGAAGATCGAAAACGGATAATAGAGATAGACCGCTCATTATTTATGACACCATTAGTAAAAATGCTTACTGATGATTTAAAAGATTTCACTTACCGCTCTCTTCATGATAAGCTCGAAATTCGGATGACAAAGACAAGCATCCAAGTGAGTTTAGCAACCCCAAACGAACAGTATGTTGAGGCAATAGGCGGAGGGATTACTGCCTTTTGCAGATTAGATGAAGATTTACAGGAGAGTTTACGCCCAGGGCAATGGCTTACGTTTGTCAACCCAATGGATTTCTCCGATTATGGTTTAGCACTCCTTAATCTTGGGGAGTTCCAAAATGCTCTTGATAGTTTTGATAAAGCACTTAACGGAGTGCCAGATCCAAATCAAAAAGCAATGGTATTGAACAACAAGGGATGGGCTTTTCTCAGGTTGAGACAATATCAAAAAGCGATTGAGTGTTTTGAAGAAGGTATTACGCTTGATCCAGAAGGTGAAATTTCCGTATTACATGAAAATAAACAGATAGCTGAAGAATATTTAGTTCAGGCAACTGATGCTGATAACCTAACTGAACCGACCCAAATCCGTTTTGTTCAGGATCAACCCGTGCCTTTTGAGGAAACACGCTTCTATGAATTTAAGGAAATCAAGGGCAGAAATCCAGCTAATCGAATTACAAAAGACTCTGATGAGTACGCCGTTGCCTTTCTCAATAGTGAAGGCGGACGTATTTTTTGGGGAGTAACGGATAGTGATAGAACCACGGTAGGCGTAACTCTCAATGACCAAAAGAGAGACGAAGTTCGACGTATAGTGTCTGAAAAACTTGGGTCTATAGATCCGCCAGTCAGCGTTGAAGATTGGCAACTTGAATTGCATCAAGTCTATAACTTGCATGGAGAAGCCATTGAGGATTTGTGGGTTGTTGAACTTCTGATTCCATCCCTACAGAAAAGAGACGTTGTTTACACAAACAGCGGCGAGCTTTTCGTCAAAACTGAAGGGGGTAAACAGAAATTATTAGGAGCGCAAGTAACAGAGTTTATCCGCAGTCGTTTTCAGAATGAGGCAGAAACGAGCTAA
- a CDS encoding phytanoyl-CoA dioxygenase family protein, producing MAETVFLGDHELTFPGPHLGVLRDCNAVLDSAEGLHKQIAEDGYLLVRGLIDKEKVIAGRRAILEYADGNGKDDVFKSGTDIMEALAGEGSPGRTMGTPAVTHHPDVQSVLEGDELFKFFRHFFGGDTRTFDYKWLRFVRPDGWSGPHFDFVYMGRGSKQLHTCWIPFGDVPATMGTLTVLVGSHNLPSFAPIRDTYGKTDVDRDGTPGHFGNVPMEISEKYGGDWQTADFEMGDVIIFTMHTMHTSTKNLSDRWRVSCDIRFQPAAHPIDERWVGKNPISHTGSQKISFEEAKQQWGLE from the coding sequence ATGGCAGAAACTGTTTTTTTAGGAGACCATGAACTGACCTTTCCCGGCCCACATCTCGGTGTGCTTCGGGACTGTAACGCTGTGCTTGATTCAGCAGAAGGTTTGCACAAACAGATCGCGGAAGATGGATATCTCCTCGTTCGCGGCTTAATTGATAAAGAAAAAGTTATCGCGGGGCGCCGTGCTATCCTTGAATATGCCGATGGAAACGGAAAAGATGACGTTTTCAAGTCCGGCACCGACATCATGGAGGCACTCGCTGGTGAAGGGAGTCCCGGACGAACGATGGGCACGCCTGCCGTCACGCACCATCCAGATGTCCAGTCCGTTTTAGAAGGCGACGAGCTCTTCAAATTCTTCCGCCATTTCTTTGGGGGCGATACCCGAACCTTCGATTACAAATGGCTACGGTTCGTCCGCCCTGATGGCTGGTCGGGACCGCACTTCGATTTCGTCTATATGGGGAGAGGCTCGAAGCAGTTGCACACCTGTTGGATTCCGTTCGGCGATGTGCCTGCAACCATGGGGACACTGACTGTGCTTGTCGGATCGCACAACCTACCGAGCTTTGCACCGATTCGGGATACCTATGGCAAAACGGATGTTGACAGAGACGGGACCCCTGGACATTTCGGAAACGTTCCGATGGAGATTAGTGAAAAATATGGCGGTGATTGGCAGACAGCCGATTTTGAGATGGGAGATGTCATCATTTTCACAATGCACACGATGCACACCTCTACCAAGAACCTCTCCGATAGATGGCGCGTCAGTTGTGACATCCGTTTCCAACCCGCAGCGCATCCAATTGATGAGCGGTGGGTCGGCAAGAACCCGATCTCTCACACCGGAAGCCAAAAGATTTCGTTCGAGGAAGCAAAGCAACAGTGGGGTCTGGAGTAA
- a CDS encoding sulfatase-like hydrolase/transferase — protein sequence MNKRPNILFINTDQHSWDAISAYGNPYLRTPNIDELHRNGTSFRRSFCTDPVCAAARSSWATGLYTSETGVPFNGGYLHPEIPDLGQCLNAGGYRAFHCGKWHVPGRNVRESFQTLYYGKTDIGAGGAAYYDSASTHAVADFLTNYDSDEPFYLQIGYVDPHDVCEYLHNHEEKRIPNPLEREIVSEDDLPPPPENFDYDERETVLHRVCRRVDDALIHAAILKGVRNWDELHWRYLRWNYYRFIEKVDAEIGRVLALLRETSLHHNTLIIFSADHGEACGSHQMFQKFTLYEESVRVPFIVACLGDGISIEKDRFDETHFVSGVDLFPTVCDYAGIDVPEGIQGVSVRPLAEAKDVPWRDCAYIESNYWGRAIVTKEYKYVTEYRPKAVEDFSPPGPDAEQLGLSQLFDRYDDPGETKNLSEDAAYSEVVNTCRDKLLAQEAQLHRQQIVHPSPKRVISNWGERLRAYWEHGR from the coding sequence ATGAATAAACGTCCTAACATTCTCTTTATTAACACTGACCAACACTCGTGGGATGCGATCTCGGCTTACGGAAACCCGTATCTTCGTACGCCTAATATTGATGAACTCCATCGGAATGGAACCTCTTTTCGCAGGTCATTCTGCACGGATCCAGTGTGCGCCGCGGCCCGCTCCAGTTGGGCGACAGGTTTATACACCTCTGAAACAGGTGTACCCTTCAACGGTGGGTATTTGCATCCAGAAATTCCTGATCTTGGGCAGTGCCTCAACGCAGGCGGCTATAGAGCATTCCATTGTGGCAAGTGGCATGTTCCAGGGCGAAATGTCCGCGAGAGTTTTCAAACGCTTTATTACGGGAAAACCGATATTGGGGCAGGCGGCGCAGCATACTACGATTCAGCATCTACGCATGCGGTTGCTGATTTCTTGACAAATTACGATAGCGACGAACCGTTTTACCTACAGATCGGGTATGTCGATCCACATGATGTATGCGAATATTTACACAACCATGAGGAAAAACGTATCCCAAATCCCCTGGAACGGGAAATTGTTTCGGAAGACGATTTGCCGCCGCCCCCCGAAAACTTCGACTATGATGAACGGGAAACGGTGCTACACCGCGTCTGCCGAAGGGTTGACGACGCGCTTATCCACGCTGCTATCCTTAAAGGGGTCCGTAATTGGGATGAGCTTCACTGGCGTTACTTGAGATGGAACTATTACCGATTCATTGAAAAGGTTGACGCAGAGATTGGGAGGGTGCTTGCACTACTGCGGGAGACATCTTTACACCACAACACACTCATCATCTTTAGCGCGGACCACGGTGAAGCGTGTGGGAGTCATCAGATGTTTCAGAAGTTCACGCTCTACGAGGAGAGTGTGAGAGTACCTTTTATCGTGGCGTGTTTAGGAGATGGGATTTCTATAGAAAAAGATCGGTTTGATGAAACGCATTTCGTTTCCGGTGTAGATCTATTCCCAACCGTCTGTGATTACGCTGGTATTGACGTACCCGAAGGGATACAAGGCGTGAGTGTTCGTCCACTTGCTGAAGCGAAAGATGTCCCCTGGCGGGATTGCGCTTACATAGAGAGTAACTATTGGGGACGGGCAATCGTTACTAAGGAATATAAATACGTTACAGAATATAGACCGAAAGCGGTGGAGGATTTCTCACCACCTGGACCGGATGCCGAACAACTTGGGCTTTCGCAGCTATTTGATCGGTATGATGACCCGGGTGAGACAAAAAACCTTTCAGAGGACGCAGCCTATAGCGAGGTCGTGAACACGTGCCGAGATAAACTACTCGCTCAAGAGGCTCAACTCCATCGCCAGCAAATTGTGCATCCAAGCCCGAAACGCGTCATATCAAATTGGGGGGAGCGGTTACGGGCATATTGGGAGCACGGTAGATAG
- a CDS encoding aminotransferase class I/II-fold pyridoxal phosphate-dependent enzyme, translated as MNIFSKRLNRLPPYMFGKLKQITHERRQQGIDIIDLGMGNPNQATPQPIIDKLTEAAQELRNHRYSASRGIYNLRREVSWHYERRFGVDIDPNEETIAVIGTKEGLGHLALALIDNGDLAMVPNPTFPIHMYSIVLAGGSVVSIPLTEENDFIPSLTEITRDIWPRPKVLILSFPHNPTGAVVDLGFFEEIVAFAKRQEIVVIHDLAYADIVFDGYKAPSLLQAKGAKDVGVEFISLSKSYNMAGWRCGFAAGNREIIEALARIKGYYDYGIFAPIQVAAIMALRTPEDTVMENASVYQKRRDVLVDSLNRIGWKVPKPQASMFVWAPIPEAWRHLNSLDFSMKLLNEAEVCVSPGAGFGHNGEGYIRIALVENEDRIRQAVRQIRRALFG; from the coding sequence ATGAATATATTTTCAAAACGCTTAAATCGGCTTCCGCCATACATGTTCGGTAAGCTCAAACAGATAACACATGAACGTCGACAGCAAGGGATAGATATTATTGATCTGGGAATGGGAAATCCGAATCAAGCGACCCCACAACCAATTATTGATAAACTAACGGAAGCGGCACAGGAACTTCGGAATCACCGTTATTCCGCTTCGCGCGGCATCTACAATCTGCGGCGGGAAGTCAGTTGGCATTATGAACGCCGGTTTGGGGTTGACATCGACCCAAATGAAGAAACCATTGCCGTCATCGGCACTAAAGAGGGACTTGGACACCTTGCTCTAGCCTTGATTGATAACGGAGACTTGGCGATGGTGCCGAATCCGACCTTCCCAATCCACATGTACAGTATTGTGCTTGCGGGTGGAAGCGTTGTGAGCATACCCTTGACAGAAGAGAATGATTTTATCCCCTCACTGACCGAAATCACGCGTGATATTTGGCCGAGACCGAAAGTGTTAATCTTAAGTTTCCCACATAATCCGACAGGGGCTGTCGTTGATCTTGGGTTCTTTGAGGAGATCGTTGCGTTTGCGAAACGTCAAGAGATCGTTGTTATCCACGATTTGGCTTACGCCGATATCGTTTTCGACGGCTACAAAGCACCGAGTCTTTTACAAGCAAAGGGCGCGAAGGATGTAGGTGTTGAATTTATCTCGCTGTCTAAATCCTACAATATGGCGGGATGGCGCTGCGGGTTTGCCGCTGGAAATCGGGAGATTATCGAGGCACTCGCTCGGATTAAAGGCTACTACGATTACGGGATTTTCGCACCGATTCAGGTTGCTGCGATCATGGCGCTGCGCACGCCAGAAGATACGGTGATGGAAAACGCTTCTGTTTATCAGAAACGCCGCGATGTACTCGTTGACAGCCTAAACCGGATTGGATGGAAGGTACCGAAACCGCAGGCTTCTATGTTTGTTTGGGCACCTATTCCCGAAGCGTGGCGGCATTTGAACTCCCTGGACTTCTCAATGAAGCTGCTGAACGAGGCTGAGGTCTGTGTCTCCCCAGGTGCCGGGTTCGGACACAATGGCGAGGGCTATATCCGTATTGCGCTCGTAGAAAACGAAGATCGGATTCGGCAGGCGGTGCGTCAAATTCGGCGAGCGTTGTTCGGTTAA
- a CDS encoding phytanoyl-CoA dioxygenase family protein, producing MEEYLEIQKPELGYTYEFEVDQLSQVSECVEAHGFAIVKDVLPPELVEGLKQAVFDGTDPNRELEHGQSSTRHAWVESGAGAWQLLEYEPFMKIHRHLIGTEEMTVHRSAAIIRMPGSQPVAWHTDWCGFSTDAPKNSGDVLNRGLWPSGKWFYLTGSRPEHGGLCVIENSHVEGWEGPEGFNLTADKRSFYKEGEEEKAYIGFDIPGLVPLFTNPGDMIVFAHRTYHGAFPNQIDEIRLSCAIGFRRRDHSIDIPWEIPEDGKQFLADLPPHLHQYTHGYTSIDVGWRG from the coding sequence ATGGAAGAATATTTAGAGATTCAGAAACCGGAACTTGGTTATACTTACGAGTTTGAGGTGGATCAACTTTCTCAGGTGTCCGAATGCGTAGAGGCACACGGCTTTGCGATTGTTAAAGATGTCCTGCCGCCTGAATTGGTTGAGGGTTTAAAACAGGCGGTCTTTGATGGCACGGATCCGAACAGAGAGTTAGAGCACGGGCAAAGTAGCACCCGACACGCTTGGGTTGAATCCGGAGCGGGGGCGTGGCAACTCTTAGAGTATGAACCCTTTATGAAGATTCACCGCCATCTGATTGGTACGGAGGAGATGACTGTCCATCGATCTGCTGCTATTATTCGGATGCCAGGCTCACAACCTGTCGCATGGCATACCGACTGGTGCGGATTTTCGACGGACGCGCCGAAAAATTCGGGGGATGTGCTGAACCGAGGACTGTGGCCCTCAGGCAAATGGTTCTATTTGACCGGCTCGCGCCCGGAGCACGGTGGTTTGTGCGTGATTGAGAATTCTCATGTGGAAGGTTGGGAGGGACCTGAAGGCTTTAACCTGACAGCAGATAAACGTTCCTTCTATAAGGAGGGTGAAGAGGAGAAGGCATACATAGGATTCGATATTCCGGGGTTAGTGCCGCTCTTCACGAATCCGGGGGATATGATTGTGTTCGCACATCGCACATATCACGGTGCGTTCCCGAACCAGATTGATGAAATTCGGTTGTCGTGCGCCATCGGTTTCCGGCGGCGTGACCATTCCATTGACATCCCGTGGGAGATTCCAGAGGACGGTAAACAGTTTTTAGCGGACTTACCACCACATTTGCACCAATACACACACGGATATACGAGCATTGATGTAGGTTGGCGGGGGTGA
- a CDS encoding ABC transporter substrate-binding protein codes for MIHKRNPIALKCCVVSGILASFFLMVVFFSGCQRIQQFIAPTDLETPDNKVTVKIGFLYSPPDPGTTRNGAELAVALANEAGGINGLPIELLIRDDKRDPALSVQYAKELIDAGVSAIVGPDYSVLAMDVGKIAQEHGIPMVTTYPTNPKVPESGNFSFMGAFTDPYQADVMADFAVGELVAETAAVLTETGSAYSEGLTDVFIEEFTAQGGTIEVDLFYEAGTTDFTEQLMAIAAVEPAIDVVFLPGLGPEFLLAVKQTRAADLNIPATFLGGDGWDRPDLVEIAGMAAEGSFFANHFSAGGTPEQLGKEASQFIADYTSRFGIAPDGPASLGYDAANIIIEAMRRAPNLTPAAIRDQIQATQNYKGATVLSHFDENRHAIKSTVINTVKDGKIQLHTAITP; via the coding sequence ATGATACACAAGCGGAACCCAATAGCACTCAAATGCTGTGTGGTTTCAGGGATTCTGGCATCATTTTTCTTGATGGTTGTTTTCTTTTCAGGCTGCCAACGAATTCAACAATTTATTGCCCCAACGGATTTAGAAACACCAGACAACAAGGTTACTGTCAAGATCGGTTTTTTATATAGCCCACCCGACCCGGGAACGACTCGAAACGGAGCGGAACTGGCTGTCGCACTCGCGAACGAAGCTGGCGGAATTAATGGGCTACCAATAGAACTCCTCATTCGGGATGATAAAAGAGATCCAGCACTCAGCGTCCAATATGCAAAGGAACTAATTGATGCTGGTGTATCCGCAATCGTGGGACCGGACTATTCTGTTCTGGCAATGGACGTAGGGAAGATTGCCCAAGAACACGGAATTCCTATGGTGACAACCTATCCGACAAACCCGAAGGTTCCTGAAAGTGGGAATTTTTCGTTTATGGGAGCGTTCACCGATCCATATCAAGCCGATGTGATGGCGGATTTTGCTGTTGGGGAATTAGTCGCGGAGACAGCCGCGGTGCTTACAGAAACGGGTAGTGCTTACTCGGAAGGGTTGACGGATGTTTTCATCGAAGAATTCACTGCTCAGGGTGGGACAATTGAAGTTGATCTATTTTACGAGGCAGGTACCACAGATTTTACCGAGCAATTGATGGCAATTGCAGCAGTGGAACCCGCTATCGATGTTGTCTTTCTACCCGGCTTGGGCCCCGAATTCTTGTTAGCTGTGAAACAGACGAGAGCTGCCGACCTCAATATTCCTGCAACTTTCCTCGGAGGCGATGGATGGGATAGACCCGATCTCGTTGAAATTGCTGGGATGGCAGCCGAAGGCAGCTTCTTTGCGAACCACTTTTCAGCCGGAGGTACCCCAGAACAGTTAGGAAAAGAGGCGAGTCAATTTATTGCGGACTATACCTCACGGTTTGGCATTGCACCTGACGGACCCGCATCGCTCGGCTATGATGCAGCGAATATTATCATTGAGGCGATGAGACGCGCACCTAATCTGACCCCCGCGGCAATTCGAGACCAAATTCAGGCGACTCAGAACTACAAAGGAGCCACAGTTCTGTCGCATTTTGATGAAAATCGGCATGCAATCAAAAGTACTGTCATCAACACCGTCAAAGATGGAAAGATACAACTTCACACAGCGATCACACCCTAA
- a CDS encoding AAA family ATPase, protein MSRGKGEGITKIAVKGFKSIVEECEIDIRPLTILAGANSSGKSSIMQPLLMLKQTLEAPYDPGALLIDGPNVQFTKASQFLSTLVGEKGADRFHIRISTSISNFSHSVEIIFGKGLSGIEIVEMTSKGKSDDDPPVFPEHLTLYPEMSLEEIKALTDQYTIFRIAGVNGVKRSRCFLRLVSQGGSKSLNLDTTVKLISDPESDILETIYLPGLRDGPERIDNLTSTGTLYPGGFENYVASLIHEWQETKDKRLKMVTDALYTLELTGKVGAQKVGDVGIEVQVGRLPRGNTDETDMVNITDVGLGVSQVLPVLVAVIVAEPGQLVYIEQPELHLHPRAQIALARVLADAAKRGVRVVAETHSSLLLLAVQTLVAEGDLPPELVKLHWFTRREDGVTEVNSADLDEAGAYGEWPEDFDDVDLKAQSRYIKAAQSRFVEGT, encoded by the coding sequence ATGTCAAGGGGAAAAGGCGAAGGTATCACCAAGATAGCAGTCAAGGGTTTCAAGTCGATAGTAGAAGAATGTGAGATTGACATCCGTCCGTTGACAATCCTTGCTGGTGCGAACAGTTCCGGGAAATCCAGTATCATGCAACCACTCCTAATGCTAAAGCAGACGCTGGAGGCACCTTATGATCCGGGGGCACTGTTGATTGATGGCCCAAACGTTCAGTTTACTAAAGCATCACAATTTTTGTCCACGTTGGTCGGGGAGAAGGGGGCAGACCGTTTTCACATTCGGATCAGCACGAGTATATCTAATTTTTCTCACTCAGTGGAGATAATTTTCGGAAAGGGATTGAGCGGGATTGAAATTGTTGAAATGACAAGCAAAGGAAAATCAGATGATGACCCACCGGTGTTTCCTGAACATCTTACTTTGTATCCTGAGATGTCTCTTGAAGAAATCAAGGCACTGACGGATCAATATACAATTTTTAGAATTGCGGGTGTTAATGGGGTGAAGCGTTCACGCTGTTTTTTGCGTTTGGTATCTCAAGGTGGTTCTAAGTCTTTAAACCTCGACACTACTGTTAAACTCATCAGTGACCCTGAATCCGATATTCTCGAAACCATTTACCTCCCTGGATTACGCGATGGTCCAGAACGCATTGACAATTTGACTAGCACCGGGACGTTATATCCTGGTGGATTTGAAAATTACGTTGCGAGTCTCATTCATGAATGGCAGGAGACGAAAGATAAACGCTTGAAGATGGTAACTGATGCGCTCTATACGCTTGAATTAACAGGAAAAGTCGGTGCCCAAAAAGTTGGCGATGTTGGTATTGAAGTTCAAGTTGGTCGTCTCCCACGCGGCAACACCGACGAGACGGATATGGTCAACATCACCGATGTAGGACTCGGTGTGTCTCAAGTTTTACCCGTTTTAGTCGCCGTGATTGTTGCGGAACCCGGGCAGCTCGTCTATATCGAACAGCCCGAGCTGCATCTCCACCCTCGCGCCCAAATTGCATTAGCGCGAGTGCTGGCAGATGCTGCGAAACGTGGGGTCCGCGTCGTTGCCGAAACGCACAGTTCGCTGCTGCTTTTGGCGGTTCAAACGCTTGTTGCTGAAGGAGACCTTCCGCCGGAATTAGTCAAACTGCACTGGTTCACACGCCGAGAAGATGGGGTAACTGAAGTTAACAGTGCCGATCTGGATGAGGCGGGAGCTTATGGAGAGTGGCCAGAAGATTTTGATGATGTAGACCTCAAAGCACAAAGTCGTTACATAAAAGCAGCGCAGTCGCGTTTTGTTGAAGGGACATAG
- a CDS encoding putative DNA binding domain-containing protein → METIDLKQRILQGENTTTEFKENFDQEVIETAAAFANTDGGTILIGVSDKREIRGITIGKETLRNWSNQILQATEPRVVIEIKSAAVEEKSVLLIHIAESSIKPVAVRGRCYRRVGNSNRVMSPQEIAQMHLNTTGQTWDQLIVTRAEIDDIDEKKVEWYLTRRETIRNVSKPQDMSMEAFLKNINGINDDGTPTHAGLLFFSKHPQRRFFHNAQLRVVRFKGTSVIHPVIDRLDCGETLWENVDTAEEFIRRNIRLLSFRTSRSFQRDDKFEYPINALREAIINALIHRSYQETADVRVFIFDNRVEVINPGTFPEGVSPDEPTHKPVNPTLSQFMFDVGFIERYGAGIRMMQRLCKEWGNKVPRYNFHPLETKIIFDSPIQESTFVEIDDISEQLNERQKNAFSYVQRHGQIATKEYVAINNISRKIAYQELKDMTDKGLLSMAGKGRGSRYVRKVSD, encoded by the coding sequence ATGGAAACCATTGATCTCAAACAACGTATCCTGCAAGGCGAAAATACCACGACCGAATTCAAAGAGAACTTCGATCAGGAAGTGATTGAGACCGCCGCTGCATTTGCCAATACCGATGGCGGCACGATTCTCATTGGTGTATCCGATAAGCGAGAAATTAGAGGTATCACCATCGGGAAAGAGACGCTAAGAAACTGGTCAAACCAAATCCTTCAAGCGACTGAGCCGCGCGTAGTTATAGAAATTAAATCAGCCGCGGTAGAAGAGAAATCGGTGCTGTTGATACATATCGCGGAATCCTCTATAAAACCCGTTGCTGTTAGGGGAAGATGTTATAGAAGGGTTGGAAATAGCAACCGCGTCATGTCTCCACAAGAGATTGCCCAAATGCACCTTAACACCACTGGACAAACTTGGGACCAACTCATAGTTACACGTGCTGAAATTGATGATATAGATGAGAAAAAAGTTGAATGGTATCTGACCCGTCGAGAAACAATCCGGAATGTGTCTAAACCGCAAGATATGAGTATGGAAGCGTTTTTGAAGAACATTAATGGTATCAACGATGATGGAACACCAACCCACGCGGGACTTCTTTTTTTCAGTAAGCACCCCCAACGAAGATTCTTCCATAATGCCCAATTACGGGTTGTCAGATTCAAAGGAACATCCGTTATCCATCCGGTCATTGATCGGCTTGATTGCGGCGAGACACTCTGGGAAAACGTCGATACCGCCGAAGAATTTATAAGAAGAAACATCCGCCTTCTCAGTTTTCGGACCTCAAGGAGTTTCCAACGAGACGATAAATTTGAATACCCGATTAATGCACTACGGGAGGCGATTATCAACGCCTTGATTCACCGCAGTTATCAAGAGACTGCTGATGTCAGGGTCTTCATATTTGATAATCGCGTTGAGGTTATCAATCCTGGCACTTTTCCAGAAGGCGTTAGCCCAGATGAACCGACTCACAAACCGGTAAACCCTACTTTAAGTCAATTCATGTTTGATGTTGGTTTCATTGAACGGTACGGTGCCGGTATCAGGATGATGCAAAGATTATGCAAGGAGTGGGGAAACAAGGTACCTCGCTATAATTTTCATCCACTTGAAACCAAAATCATCTTTGATTCCCCGATCCAAGAGAGCACTTTTGTAGAGATTGATGATATTTCGGAACAATTGAACGAGCGTCAAAAGAACGCTTTTTCCTATGTGCAAAGACACGGACAAATTGCGACAAAGGAATATGTAGCGATCAACAATATCTCGCGCAAGATTGCCTATCAGGAACTAAAGGATATGACAGATAAAGGGTTATTGTCCATGGCAGGAAAAGGTAGAGGAAGCCGATACGTCCGAAAAGTAAGCGATTAG